In the Fibrobacter sp. UWB5 genome, one interval contains:
- the dprA gene encoding DNA-processing protein DprA, which translates to MTDKDRKYETLEPKQFPLSLRESPLAPPLLYVRGSLPASDCIGIAMVGTRRPTSSARELCRRLVKSLQGTQAVVVSGLAQGIDYYCHEAALDFGIPTIAVIAQGLGVPIPGDRATLARRIIDAGGCIMTEYEEDFPSFKGNFPARNRIISGLSRATVLVQSKAKGGALITADYCLQENKLLIAVPGDFDSEAAAGPNQYLDQGKAKPVFVPESLRTIAGLPKIKTDSDAPAAVSLTQIEAIGCNLSSEALALFKQFNGFKKTFQELQNDCNLKSNNILAILTELELSGLVHSPDNFQFYFNGAT; encoded by the coding sequence ATGACAGACAAAGATAGAAAGTACGAAACACTTGAACCGAAACAATTCCCGCTTTCCCTCAGGGAATCTCCATTAGCGCCGCCGTTACTGTACGTTCGCGGCAGCTTGCCCGCAAGCGATTGCATCGGGATTGCCATGGTTGGCACGCGCCGCCCTACCAGTTCCGCCCGCGAACTTTGCCGACGCTTGGTGAAATCCTTGCAAGGAACACAAGCCGTCGTCGTTTCCGGGCTTGCGCAAGGCATTGATTATTATTGCCACGAGGCGGCGCTTGATTTTGGGATTCCTACGATTGCTGTTATTGCGCAGGGACTGGGCGTTCCTATTCCAGGAGACCGAGCGACACTCGCCCGCCGCATTATTGATGCCGGCGGCTGCATTATGACCGAATACGAAGAAGACTTTCCCTCTTTCAAAGGAAACTTCCCCGCACGCAACAGGATTATCAGCGGCCTCAGCCGCGCCACGGTTTTAGTACAAAGTAAAGCTAAAGGCGGTGCGCTCATCACTGCCGACTATTGCCTACAAGAAAACAAGCTGTTGATCGCCGTTCCCGGAGATTTCGATAGCGAAGCTGCCGCCGGACCGAATCAATACTTGGACCAAGGGAAGGCCAAGCCCGTCTTTGTGCCCGAAAGCCTGCGCACCATTGCCGGGTTACCCAAAATCAAGACGGATTCGGATGCCCCTGCCGCAGTCAGCCTCACTCAAATCGAAGCAATCGGTTGCAATCTTTCTAGCGAAGCCCTTGCCCTATTTAAGCAATTCAATGGTTTCAAGAAGACTTTTCAGGAGTTGCAGAACGATTGTAACCTTAAGTCCAACAATATTTTAGCTATATTAACAGAGTTAGAACTTTCGGGTCTAGTCCATTCACCGGACAACTTCCAGTTCTACTTTAATGGAGCAACTTGA
- the mazG gene encoding nucleoside triphosphate pyrophosphohydrolase: protein MKYSFEDLVKIMATLRSPEGCPWDKQQTHQSLLPYLVEESHEYIDAAQANDKAHMAEELGDVLFQVVFHSQVAKENGDFSIDDVVQGICEKMIRRHPHVFGDAKVDDSKGVVRQWERIKAQETNNLKMQGKSAMDKVSKSLPTLARAQELQRRAAKVSFDWTEAEPVFNKAVEEFSEFRAEMQAASPENRNVERMEDEFGDIMFSLVNVARHCGFNAALALERANSKFERRFRVVEQMARDQGKEMKDVGLEGLQEMWKQAKAASKSF from the coding sequence ATGAAATATTCCTTTGAAGACTTGGTGAAAATTATGGCGACCCTCCGCTCCCCGGAAGGCTGCCCTTGGGATAAGCAACAGACGCACCAGTCGTTGCTCCCGTATTTAGTCGAAGAATCCCACGAATATATCGATGCCGCCCAGGCAAACGACAAGGCTCACATGGCCGAAGAATTGGGCGATGTACTATTCCAGGTAGTATTCCATTCGCAAGTCGCCAAAGAAAACGGCGATTTTTCTATCGACGACGTGGTGCAGGGAATCTGCGAAAAAATGATCCGGCGCCATCCGCACGTTTTTGGCGATGCGAAGGTTGATGATTCGAAAGGCGTAGTCCGCCAGTGGGAACGCATCAAGGCGCAAGAAACGAATAATCTAAAAATGCAAGGCAAGTCCGCTATGGACAAAGTAAGCAAAAGCTTGCCGACGCTTGCCCGTGCTCAAGAGCTCCAGCGCCGTGCCGCCAAAGTGAGCTTTGACTGGACCGAGGCTGAACCTGTCTTTAACAAGGCTGTGGAAGAATTTAGTGAATTCCGTGCCGAAATGCAAGCGGCCTCTCCTGAAAATCGCAACGTGGAACGCATGGAAGATGAATTCGGCGATATCATGTTCAGCTTGGTGAATGTGGCGCGCCACTGTGGCTTCAATGCGGCCCTTGCGCTGGAACGCGCAAACTCCAAGTTCGAACGCCGCTTCCGCGTGGTAGAACAGATGGCCCGCGACCAGGGCAAAGAAATGAAGGACGTGGGCCTCGAAGGCTTGCAAGAAATGTGGAAACAAGCGAAGGCCGCATCCAAGTCGTTCTAA